From Brassica oleracea var. oleracea cultivar TO1000 chromosome C3, BOL, whole genome shotgun sequence, a single genomic window includes:
- the LOC106328854 gene encoding basic leucine zipper 34-like: MAQLPPKIPNMTPHWPDFSQKLSHFSTAAASSAVQNPSWVDEFLDFSACRRGNHRRSISDSIAFLEAPIVTSHMEEHNFDKFDDEQFMSMFTEDDDDLRNNRSHNNKNVGPSGCSLNTSTQADHKSFNDDEEPPSDHYMKDNNNNRNDEVRSKCKTEPEDGTASSNNSGDSSSNRIIDPKRVKRILANRQSAQRSRVRKLQYISELERSVTSLQSEVSVLSPRVAFLDHQRLLLNVDNSALKQRIAALAQDKIFKDAHQESLKREIERLRQVYQKKSFKKMENANHSPETGVDIKLSIEKEQMLNI, encoded by the exons ATGGCACAACTCCCTCCTAAAATCCCCAACATGACACCACATTGGCCTGACTTTTCCCAAAAACTCTCTCATTTTTCCACCGCAGCCGCGTCATCCGCCGTACAAAACCCATCATGGGTCGATGAGTTCCTAGACTTCTCAGCGTGTCGCCGCGGCAATCACCGTCGTTCTATAAGCGATTCCATCGCTTTCCTCGAAGCTCCAATCGTCACAAGCCATATGGAAGAACACAACTTCGATAAGTTCGACGACGAGCAGTTCATGTCCATGTTCACGGAGGACGACGATGACTTACGTAATAATCGTTCCCATAACAACAAGAATGTGGGACCCAGTGGCTGTTCCTTGAACACATCCACGCAGGCCGATCATAAGAGCTTTAACGACGATGAAGAACCGCCGTCCGATCATTATATGAAAGATAATAATAACAACCGTAACGACGAGGTCCGGAGCAAATGCAAGACGGAGCCTGAGGACGGTACGGCGTCGAGTAACAACTCCGGCGATAGCTCCAGCAACAGAATTATTGATCCCAAAAGGGTTAAGAG AATATTAGCAAATCGGCAATCAGCACAGAGATCAAGGGTGAGGAAACTGCAATATATATCAGAGCTCGAACGTAGCGTCACTTCATTGCAG TCGGAAGTATCAGTGTTATCGCCAAGAGTCGCGTTCTTGGATCACCAGCGTCTGCTTCTCAACGTCGACAACAGCGCTCTCAAGCAACGAATCGCTGCTTTAGCTCAAGACAAGATTTTCAAAGACG CACATCAAGAATCATTGAAGAGGGAAATAGAGAGACTTCGACAAGTGTATCAAAAAAAAAGTTTCAAGAAAATGGAGAATGCAAATCATTCACCAGAGACAGGAGTCGACATAAAGCTGTCTATTGAAAAAGAGCAGATGCTCAACATCTAA